A stretch of DNA from Eschrichtius robustus isolate mEscRob2 chromosome 12, mEscRob2.pri, whole genome shotgun sequence:
ctgatacatgtatatgtacagatgtttcactttgttataaagcagaaactaacacaccattgtaaagcaattatattccaacaaagatgttaaaaaaaaacaaaaaaaaaattgttgagctGACCATGTGGTTGAAGGCAGAGGAGAACACATTTTGTCATAGGTGATGTAAGCGAGATGGTCTGATCCTCCCCACCACTCCTTCTAACAAAGAAGCTGGGGCTGAGCCACATGTCCCCAGATCCTTTTGTCAACATAGTCATTTACCtggagcagctgcaggaggctgaCGTGGGGACGAGGAGGCCCATCACAACTGAAATTCAAGCACCATTAGGGTGCAGGCAGCATCTGTGGAGGGTGTGAGGAAACGTGGTGTGTGGGCAGCGTCCCGTGGGCCAGTCACTGTGCTGCTCACTAAGCCCTCATCCTGGCCAGCAGCCCTGTGAGGGGGGGGTGTCTTATTCCCATTtgtctgaggcacagggaggctaGATGGCCTGTGTTGGGTCCCACAGGAAGAGAGAGACACCCTTTCCTACCCTCTCCCAGAGCAGGCATGGCAGGGGACTCCAGGGAGGTGACTCATGGCCCTGCTCATAGCTAAAGGCCACACCACAGGGAAAAATCAAAGGATTCAGAGTCTGAAATTTAGAtcaaagattttcttctgttaGATGTGCCAGAGATGGTTCTTTGGCCAACTTTGCTTTTCACAGGGTCTGTAAATGGGTGGCTTAGGGGAGCAGCAATCCTTGGATCTGCCTTCCCCCAATCCTTTGGACTGTTGGAAAAATCTGGTGCAATAATATACAGGAACCCACTCGATAAACCAAGTTCTGTAGACAAGCCAGGAAGTACTGggtggaggagaggaaagagcGTGGGATTTGATATCAGAAAATGTCAAGCCCAGATTCTGACCCCTGAGAGCTGTGAgatttaagcctcagtttccacacttGTAAAATGAGGCTGATGATAGTCAGTTTTCTTTGAAGGACTGTTATGTGGTGCAAATACGTCTGTGAAGGCAGTTGGTAAAGGATAAAGTCCTCTTGAAATTCAGGCTTGGTGTGGGAGCCTAAGACCAGGGAAGGGTGAGCAGCTCTTAGGGGGGAGGATAACTTGGGATGATGTGGCCACAGCacatttgtaaaaaacaaaaaagcaagatTATTTGTTGCTTAACTGAAATTCAAaattaactgggcatcctgtatttttttttcaacttcagGTTTTATTGCTTTCTCATTTACTAAATCAGTCAcgtttaccattttaaaatttgttccaTTTGTACGCACAAATACATAAATTGAGATGAATCAGAGATTTCTCATGAGATTTCAGTCTTTCTCTCAAATGTCCCAAAACAGAATTATCTTGACCTGATAGGAAACTTTTTTTtgcattagaaaataatttacaggcaaaaacagaaacactgtcaaattttcttaaatatgcTAGCTACCTTCTCTTGGGCTTTTTACTGGTTGTTAGTTTTCTAATGCAATAGTTTGTAGAAGAGTGGAAAAGcatgtgttattttttaaattgaagtatcatTGATTCACAGTATTATTAGTTTCAAGTccatagcatagtgattcagtatttttttttataaatttatttatttatttatttttggctgcattgggtcttcgttgctgtgcgtgggctttctctagttttggtgagcaggagctactcttcgttgcggtgcacgggcttctcattgcggtggcttctcttgtcgcggagcatggaCTCAAGgcgcgcagccttcagtagttgtggctcgcgggctctagagcgcaggctcagtagttgtggcacacgggctttgttgctctgcagcatgtgggatcttcccagaccagggattgaacccgtgtcccctgcattggcaggcggattcttaaccactgcgccaccagggaaacccacacaagtttattttctatatccatgagtctttttctattttgcatgtacattcatttgtgttattttctagattccacatataagtgatatcatacagtatgtctttctctgtctgacttatttcacgtagcataatatTCTGTAGTCCATCCACGTTTCTGCAAATGTcaggatttcattcttctttatggctgagtattattccattgtgtgtgtgtatccattcatctgacttGCACTTGATAGGCACTTGGGCTGcttttattgtaaatagtgcaagTATGAATCATTTTTATCTTTAGGACAACTGTCTTCTTCTTCTGACAGGGGAAGAAGACCTTGCTGGATTATCAGTGTTCCAAATATACTACTTATGTGTGTGGGCTATTGTAGCTGGATCAGCCATCACAAACTTCTGATTTTCAATAACCATTTCACTCTCATTCACTGTAAGAGTTTATTCTCTATACGCTCCATGTTTTCATTCTGAAAATTCTGAAAGGGTTTTTTCTGTGAATTCATCACTGTGTCTATAAACATCCAAAAACGATGTCATTTTGCCTGAGGTTTCTGTCCCATATGTGGTAGAAGTGAATGGAGAGTCCAGACCTACTCATATCTGGTGAGTATGAGTGTGAAGAAGATATCTCtgtcccttctccttctcctcttttcaTATCTGCTGGGGTACTTTCAGCTGAGGTCTTGCTCTTGACTTGTGatggtgtttttatttgctatttaatgtcaTTCAGGGTGAGCCCTGTCTTACTCAGCTCAGGCTGtcacaacaaaataccatagactgggtggcttaaatagcagaaatttatttctcacagtactcgaggctgggaagtccaggatcaaggtgccGGCATGGTGGGGTTTCTGGTGCAGGctctcctcctggcttgcagatggctgccttcttgctgtgtcctcacatggtgtaGAGAGAGGGCAagttctctggtgtctcttcttataaggcactaatcccatcctgAGGACTCcgcctcatctaaacctaattacccccCAAAGGTCCCATTTCCAAATACCATTTCACTGGGGcttgggcttcaacatatgaatgtttTGCGGGACACAGTTCATCCATAGCACCTGGTGAGGACATGGAAGAGCCAGTGACTGGTATAGACTGTGCTCCCTACAGGGTTTCCCCCAGgtgccacctcctcctcctccctcctcagtgATGGAGGTGAGAGATTGTGGTCCatgggcatcctgtatttcatCTGTCACCTATCCTTGGGGTATGTAACAGAAGATGGGCACTGGATCGCCCCAGGCAAACTCTTATTGTGACATTTTGTAGTCACAGGCGGTGAGGCCTGAGGTGTACGTTACACTGAAAAGGACAAAACATGCCTTGTGTTAAACATTTCTAGACGTAATCGTACATTTGCTATTGTTAAATAGCAGAAAGTGCTAGAAACCTTGGGAGGCTCAGAGGTTGGGGGTATCTGGGGGCCTCAGGGGTATCTGGGGGCTTCGGGGGTGTGGCGAATAGCCAAGAAAACCCAGAAAACTTTCCACAGAGCaagtcccttttcctctttttatccAGAGCCTCCAGCTAGCCATCTCTTTCAATTACCTGAAAGAAAATTTGCCTGATAAATTACTTTTGTGTGAATGGGTTGCTTCTAATTTGGAATGTGGTCCAGTTGGTTTTAAAAGTGCgtatttgctttatgtgtttTCTTGCCTGAATTTTAGAAGTTCGGCATGCTGGACAAAGCATAGGTTCTGGAGTGAATGGCACCGGGATTGTGTCCCAGCCTTGCCACtctctagctgtgtgatctcagacaaatttctgagcctccatttcctccccCAGAGAAATGAGACTAATTCCACCTACACCAGGAGCAATCAGTGAGGCACGGAGGAGCTCACGTTTGTCAAGAACCTAGCACAGCGCCTGAGACAAATTCAGCGCTTGGTGAATGTTTCTTCACCTCCCCCTTTTCTTCCTGGAGCCTATTTTATGTACAAATGTGTAAAAACTATTGCACAAAACAATGCAATGAGGgaaaaattattgtttatttatccCGCCTTTGGTAGGAGCTAGTTTACATTTAAGTGGAAAGGTGATATTCTTCCCTTAATGTGCCTTGGGCAGGTTCCTCAGTGGGTTGAGGTGCGGTGTCACTGCACAGATGGCAAAGGTGGCAGAGGTGTTTCCTAAATGCCTTGTTGAGAAACACGTAGAGGAGAGGGTTGATGCAGCAGTGGGTGGTGGCGATGATTTTCATGATCTGGATACTTCTGTTCAGGTTGTAACTACTCTCACAGCCATGCAGGGAGAAGTGTTCGTTGAAAGCAGACAGGAAAAGTGCAATATTGTAGGGTCCCCACATCAGAAGGAAAACAACCATTATGGTGAAAACAAGCTTGAAAAGGTCACAGTTCCTCACGCCACACTTTAGTGTTTTCCTCATTCGCACGTAGCAAAATACGAAAAAAAACAGGGGCAAAAGAAATCCCAAAATGTTCATCTTTAAGGTCAGAAAATGCTTCCAGAATGTCTCATCAGCTGGTAGGAAGTGAGGTCTGGTAAAGAAGCACTTGTATTTCTGGCTTTCCATCTGAGGTTTGTAAAAAGCAAGTTCAGGCAGAGTGACCAGAATGGCTGTGACCCACGCCACAGCACTTGTGAAGATGCTGCCAGCCACCAT
This window harbors:
- the CCRL2 gene encoding C-C chemokine receptor-like 2; this encodes MANYTSAPEDDYDVLIEDNPSNNAMEPCTPYEPKMLSAQLVPYLYTTVFTAGLLDNILVVLIVVKYKGLKQVENIYFLNLAISNLCFLLTLPFWAYTASREGVLRDPLCKILVALYSIGLYSEAFFNVLLTVQRYQEFFRMRRLFSACRMVAGSIFTSAVAWVTAILVTLPELAFYKPQMESQKYKCFFTRPHFLPADETFWKHFLTLKMNILGFLLPLFFFVFCYVRMRKTLKCGVRNCDLFKLVFTIMVVFLLMWGPYNIALFLSAFNEHFSLHGCESSYNLNRSIQIMKIIATTHCCINPLLYVFLNKAFRKHLCHLCHLCSDTAPQPTEEPAQGTLREEYHLST